A single region of the Raphanus sativus cultivar WK10039 chromosome 1, ASM80110v3, whole genome shotgun sequence genome encodes:
- the LOC108857137 gene encoding uncharacterized protein LOC108857137, producing MAYRRRQGITRASTFNDEIYHQTPDHDYGDLKGHSNNGSSFRSSQSFSSHSSLAAQAIRASSSLNPNANPQVRGFTAYEDATKNESRGFWGILAQKAKSILEDEEEEQQGRQNVVVSEPPSSNNNNNNNNNNPTIRKSIDKITTSLNQIGDSFEKAFEEGRTMVASQIRRKGSDLMDIPENNHNNQSSGSNSPWQPLTQPNPHESQLKASRDVAMATAAKAKLLLRELKTVKADLAFAKQRCSQLEEENKRLRDNREKGTNNPADDDLIRLQLETLLAEKARLAHENSIYARENRFLREIVEYHQLTMQDLVYIDEGIEEVAEVNPSLTRTLSMASFAASELPVNSSPSPSSSPDSSSRLSVSTDVYYPVLVQQSSASDVGGDESPRPVRPPSLGYKDDVIKRPSSQMSV from the exons ATGGCGTATCGGAGAAGACAAGGGATCACAAGAGCTTCCACATTCAACGACGAGATCTATCATCAAACACCTGATCACGATTACGGTGATCTCAAAGGTCACTCCAATAACGGATCCTCCTTCAGATCATCTCAATCTTTCTCTTCTCATTCCTCCCTTGCCGCTCAAGCAATCCGCGCTTCCTCTTCTCTTAACCCTAATGCCAATCCCCAG GTGCGAGGATTCACGGCTTACGAAGATGCAACCAAGAACGAGAGTCGTGGCTTCTGGGGAATCCTAGCTCAAAAAGCCAAATCAATCCTCGAAGACGAAGAGGAAGAGCAGCAGGGACGACAAAACGTCGTCGTCTCGGAGCCGCCCTcgagtaataataataataataataataataacaatccAACCATACGCAAAAGCATAGACAAGATCACGACGTCTCTGAATCAGATCGGGGACAGCTTCGAGAAAGCGTTCGAGGAAGGTCGTACGATGGTAGCTTCTCAAATCAGGCGTAAAGGATCAGACCTAATGGATATACCAGAGAATAATCACAACAATCAATCCTCCGGTTCGAACAGTCCATGGCAACCGTTAACGCAACCTAACCCACACGAGTCTCAGCTCAAAGCCTCTCGTGACGTGGCCATGGCTACAGCAGCCAAAGCCAAGCTCCTCTTACGCGAACTCAAAACGGTTAAAGCCGACCTAGCTTTCGCTAAACAGCGGTGCTCGCAGCTGGAAGAGGAGAACAAACGGTTAAGAGATAACCGGGAGAAGGGAACCAACAATCCAGCTGACGATGACCTAATCAGGCTCCAGCTCGAGACGTTGCTTGCTGAGAAAGCGAGATTAGCGCATGAGAACTCGATCTACGCGAGAGAGAACAGGTTCTTGAGAGAGATCGTTGAGTACCATCAGCTAACGATGCAGGATCTTGTTTATATCGATGAAGGTATCGAAGAAGTGGCTGAGGTGAATCCTTCGCTCACTAGAACGCTCTCGATGGCTTCGTTCGCTGCTTCTGAGTTGCCTGTGaactcttctccttctccttcttcgtCTCCGGATTCGTCTTCTCGGCTTTCGGTTTCTACGGATGTTTATTATCCGGTGTTGGTTCAGCAGAGTTCGGCTAGTGATGTTGGTGGTGATGAGAGTCCTAGACCGGTTCGACCCCCTTCTTTGGGATACAAGGATGATGTGATCAAGAGACCATCGTCACAGATGTCTGTTTAG
- the LOC108840307 gene encoding uncharacterized protein LOC108840307 — protein sequence MAEEVGLDLEELRQLQNIAKRTRVLNLISSEICNLEKLRESASASNVKPELEPVPAPVSSSVKPVSPALNYVTLGTFSWDQDNEKVKVYISLEGVDENKVEAEFKPMSLDVKIHDVQGKNYRCAIPKLHKEIVPEKCKVLVKPKRIVITMFKSSRGNWMDIHYKEDKIKPSLEKEKDPMAGIMDLMKNMYEGGDEEMKKTIAKAWTDARSGKAGDSLKGL from the exons ATGGCTGAAGAAGTCGGGCTTGATTTGGAAGAACTCAGACAACTCCAGAACATCGCCAAGAGAACCCGTGTTCTCAACCTCATCAGTTCCGAGATTTGCAATTTGGAGAAG cTGAGAGAGTCGGCAAGCGCTTCAAATGTAAAGCCAGAGCTCGAACCGGTTCCCGCACCGGTTTCTTCTTCGGTTAAGCCGGTTTCTCCTGCATTGAACTACGTAACTCTCGGAACGTTCAGCTGGGATCAAGACAATGAAAAAGTCAAG GTGTACATATCTTTGGAAGGTGTTGATGAAAACAAGGTGGAAGCTGAGTTCAAGCCCATGTCTTTGGATGTCAAGATTCATGATGTCCAAGGGAAGAACTACCGATGTGCAATCCCCAAGTTGCACAAAGAGATTGTCCCCGAGAAGTGTAAAGTGCTTGTAAAGCCTAAGAGGATTGTTATCACAATGTTCAAGTCTTCGAGAGGAAACTGGATGGACATACACTACAAAGAAGATAAG aTCAAACCTAGCCTTGAGAAAGAGAAAGACCCAATGGCTGGAATCATGGACTTGATGAAG AACATGTACGAGGGAGGAGAtgaagagatgaagaagacgatAGCCAAAGCTTGGACAGATGCTAGGTCAGGCAAAGCTGGAGATTCTTTAAAGGGTCTGTGA
- the LOC108851722 gene encoding glucan endo-1,3-beta-glucosidase 11: protein MSKMFSSVAMTNSIVLLLFSLTFLEYGLFFQRVSSLGINYGQVGDNLPPPNKVLQLLSSLNINKTRIYDTNPQVLTSFANSNIEIFVTVENEMLPSLVDPQQALQWVTSRIKPYFPATKIGGIAVGNELYTDDDSSLIGYLVPAMTSIHAALVQTGLDKYIQVSTPNSLSVLQESYPPSAGSFRPQIAGVMTQLLNFLRSTKSPFWINAYPYFAYKDSPTKIPLDYVLFNPNAGMVDPYTKYHYDNMLYAQVDAVIFAMARLGFKDIEVGVSETGWPSKGDGDEIGATVANAAVYNKNLLKRQLHGEGTPLRPNMRLDVYLFALFNEDLKPGPTSERNYGLYQPDESMAYNVGLLSSSTSSQSSTSTNSFMSITSSASTAIKEGKQRLIYLTCVYLLGIHMIIRRPY, encoded by the exons ATGTCTAAAATGTTTAGCAGTGTTGCAATGACCAACTCTATTGTTCTTCTTCTATTTTCCTTAACATTCTTAg AATATGGATTGTTCTTTCAAAGGGTCTCCTCTCTTGGCATAAACTACGGTCAAGTCGGCGACAATCTTCCTCCACCAAACAAAGTTCTACAACTCTTGAGCTCACTCAACATCAACAAGACAAGAATCTACGACACAAACCCTCAAGTCTTAACCTCATTCGCCAATTCCAACATCGAAATCTTCGTCACTGTGGAAAACGAAATGCTTCCCAGCTTGGTCGACCCACAACAAGCTCTCCAGTGGGTCACGTCCCGTATCAAACCGTACTTTCCAGCCACCAAGATCGGCGGTATTGCTGTCGGCAACGAACTATATACCGACGATGACTCAAGCCTCATAGG GTATCTTGTTCCTGCAATGACGAGCATTCATGCTGCTCTGGTCCAAACTGGACTAGACAAGTACATTCAAGTATCGACTCCAAATTCACTATCAGTCCTTCAAGAATCTTACCCTCCCTCCGCCGGAAGTTTTAGGCCGCAAATCGCCGGTGTAATGACGCAGCTCCTAAATTTCTTGCGTAGCACGAAATCTCCCTTTTGGATCAATGCTTACCCTTACTTCGCTTACAAGGATTCTCCAACAAAGATCCCACTAGACTATGTACTCTTTAACCCTAACGCTGGGATGGTTGACCCCTACACCAAGTATCACTACGACAACATGCTCTACGCTCAAGTAGACGCTGTGATCTTCGCCATGGCAAGGCTTGGCTTTAAAGATATCGAGGTTGGGGTCTCGGAGACTGGTTGGCCGTCTAAAGGCGACGGAGATGAGATTGGGGCCACCGTGGCCAACGCGGCAGTTTATAATAAGAATCTTTTAAAGCGACAACTTCATGGTGAAGGAACGCCATTGAGACCAAACATGAGGCTTGATGtttatctctttgctctcttTAATGAAGACCTTAAACCAGGACCAACCTCTGAGAGAAACTATGGACTGTATCAGCCTGATGAGAGCATGGCTTACAATGTAGGTTTActatcatcatcaacatcatcacaATCATCTACTTCAACTAATTCTTTTATGTCCATCACCTCCTCTGCCTCCACG GCTATAAAGGAAGGAAAACAACGGTTGATATACTTGACATGCGTTTATTTGCTGGGCATTCACATGATTATTAGAAGACCGTACTAG
- the LOC108862841 gene encoding gibberellin 2-beta-dioxygenase 2 encodes MVLLSQPVALDNHISAIPTYKPVLTSQPIPVVDLTDPEAKTLIVKACEEFGFFKVVNHGVRPGLMTRLEQEAIDFFALPQTLKSQSGPPEPYGYGSKRIGPNGDVGWIEYILLNANPQLSSPKTSTIFRQTSQNFRKAVEEYMHELKEVSCKVLEMVAEGLGIEPRDTLSKMVRDEKSDSCLRLNHYPTAEEEEENMVKVGFGEHTDPQIISVLRSNDTAGLQICMKDGSWVAVPPDHSSFFINVGDAFQVMTNGRFKSVKHRVLADTRRSRVSMIYFGGPPLSEKIAPLSSLVPKQEDWLYKEFTWSQYKSSAYKSKLGDYRLGLFEKQPLLTHISNV; translated from the exons ATGGTGCTTCTATCACAGCCAGTCGCTTTAGACAACCACATATCCGCAATCCCAACATACAAACCAGTTCTCACATCCCAACCAATCCCCGTCGTGGACCTAACCGACCCAGAAGCCAAAACCTTAATCGTGAAAGCCTGTGAGGAGTTTGGTTTCTTCAAGGTTGTGAACCATGGAGTCCGACCTGGCCTCATGACCCGGTTAGAGCAGGAGGCTATCGACTTCTTCGCCTTGCCACAGACTCTTAAAAGCCAGTCCGGTCCACCTGAACCGTACGGTTATGGTAGTAAACGGATTGGACCAAACGGTGACGTGGGGTGGATTGAGTATATCCTCCTTAATGCTAACCCTCAGCTCTCGTCCCCCAAAACCTCCACCATTTTCCGTCAAACCTCACAAAATTTCCG aaaggCGGTGGAGGAATACATGCACGAGTTGAAGGAAGTGTCGTGCAAGGTTTTGGAGATGGTGGCGGAAGGGTTAGGGATAGAGCCAAGGGACACACTGAGTAAGATGGTGAGAGATGAGAAGAGTGACTCTTGCTTGAGACTGAACCATTATCCGACGgcggaggaagaggaggagaacATGGTGAAAGTAGGGTTTGGGGAACACACAGACCCACAAATAATCTCAGTGCTAAGGTCGAATGACACGGCGGGTCTTCAAATATGTATGAAAGATGGAAGTTGGGTCGCTGTCCCCCCTGATCACTCTTCTTTTTTCATTAATGTTGGAGATGCTTTTCAG GTTATGACAAATGGAAGGTTCAAGAGTGTAAAACACAGAGTCTTAGCTGATACAAGGAGATCGAGAGTCTCGATGATATATTTTGGAGGACCGCCATTGAGCGAGAAGATAGCGCCATTGTCGAGTCTAGTCCCTAAGCAAGAGGATTGGCTTTACAAAGAATTCACTTGGTCTCAGTACAAATCTTCTGCTTACAAGTCTAAGCTTGGTGATTATAGGCTTGGTCTCTTTGAGAAACAACCTCTTCTCACTCATATCTCTAATGTATGA
- the LOC108806408 gene encoding nuclear intron maturase 1, mitochondrial has product MRRLTHHFTPLRNIVEHLNCKTFLKPISSLPNPKPESRQPSPTQDPYSLLKQDQVEICLSLWVKSFSSPPTSTFSNLTGFLSKFDLWILAYQRTCAHVTGTFPPRNAIHSNSLRSLLSLQQSVARGPGGKFRWNDKMNQLVRSPNDKVSLSANAASKGKVRRMMEAEEPIFQDRVVHEVLLMVLEPFFEARFSSKSHGFRPGRNPHTVIRTVRSNFAGYLWFIKGDVSEALDRVDVGVMMGCLQKVVKDRKVLNLIESSLRMGDDGKRVTRVVEENGNDGLGAKRRIEREKRMRTKRKILNEDEPKPDPYWLRTFYSFAPKEAAKVPSYGYCGILSPLLANVCLDELDRFMETKIVEYFRPCKDDSIWKESIEDGCHNPAWPEFVPSSGKEKTRKMDYIRHGGYFLIGIRGPREDAVKMRKEVIEFCDSVLGLRLDNSKLEIEHVSRGIQFLDHIICRRVIYPTLRYTGSGGSVVSKKGVGTLLSVSASLEQCIRKFRRLAFVKGDKDPEPLPCNPMLYSSQSHSNSQMNKFLETMADWYKYADNRKKAVGFCAYVIRSSLAKLYAARYRLKSRAKVYSIATRDLSRPLSESSNNSAPEYSDLLRMGLVDAIDGVQFSRMSLIPSCDYTPFPRNWIPDHEQVLQEYIKLQDPKFFCELHRSIKRNGLPLPQDEISEVVWDFKTLGAWRSKCESKSRETDDELKKLDSPP; this is encoded by the exons ATGAGAAGACTGACACATCATTTCACCCCCCTGAGGAATATCGTCGAACACTTAAACTGCAAAACCTTCCTCAAACCAATCTCATCTctcccaaaccccaaacccgAATCACGACAACCCTCACCGACCCAAGACCCGTACTCCCTCCTCAAGCAAGACCAGGTCGAAATCTGCCTCTCCCTCTGGGTCAAATCCTTCTCCTCACCTCCCACCTCCACCTTCTCCAACCTCACAGGCTTCCTCTCCAAATTCGACCTATGGATCCTCGCCTACCAGCGAACCTGCGCCCACGTTACCGGAACCTTCCCTCCCCGCAACGCCATCCACTCCAACTCCCTCCGCTCCCTCCTCTCCCTCCAGCAATCCGTCGCCCGCGGCCCAGGCGGCAAGTTCCGCTGGAACGACAAGATGAACCAGCTCGTTAGGAGCCCTAACGATAAAGTCTCACTCTCGGCGAACGCCGCGTCGAAAGGGAAG GTGAGGAGGATGATGGAGGCTGAAGAACCGATTTTTCAGGACCGTGTGGTTCACGAGGTTCTTCTGATGGTTTTGGAGCCTTTCTTCGAAGCTAGGTTTTCGAGTAAGAGTCATGGGTTTAGACCTGGGAGGAACCCTCACACTGTGATTAGAACCGTTAGGAGTAACTTCGCTGGGTACTTGTGGTTCATTAAAGGTGATGTTAGTGAGGCTTTGGACCGTGTTGATGTCGGTGTGATGATGGGTTGTCTTCAGAAAGTTGTTAAAGATAGGAAAGTCCTAAACTTGATCGAGTCTTCTTTGAGAATGGGTGATGATGGTAAGAGAGTGACGCGGGTTGTTGAGGAGAATGGTAACGATGGGTTGGGAGCTAAGAGGAGGATTGAACGTGAGAAGAGGATGAGGACGAAGAGGAAGATTTTGAATGAGGACGAGCCAAAGCCTGATCCGTATTGGCTGAGGACTTTCTATAGTTTTGCTCCTAAGGAAGCTGCGAAGGTGCCTTCTTATGGATACTGTGGGATATTGAGTCCTTTGCTTGCTAATGTTTGTCTTGATGAGCTGGACCGGTTTATGGAGACGAAGATAGTTGAGTATTTTAGGCCTTGTAAAGATGATTCTATATGGAAGGAGTCTATTGAAGATGGTTGTCATAACCCGGCTTGGCCGGAGTTTGTTCCGTCTAGTGGGAAGGAGAAAACTAGGAAGATGGATTACATTAGGCATGGAGGCTATTTCTTGATTGGGATTAGAGGGCCTAGAGAGGATGCGGTGAAGATGAGGAAGGAAGTCATTGAGTTTTGTGATAGTGTTTTGGGTTTGAGATTGGATAATTCAAAGTTAGAGATTGAACATGTAAGCAGGGGGATTCAGTTTCTTGATCACATTATCTGCCGTAGAGTTATTTACCCTACTCTGCGTTACACTGGGAGTGGAGGCAGCGTTGTGAGCAAGAAGGGCGTTGGAACTTTGCTCTCTGTGTCTGCTAGTTTAGAGCAGTGTATCCGGAAATTTAGGCGGCTTGCTTTTGTTAAAGGAGACAAAGATCCGGAGCCTTTGCCTTGTAACCCAATGCTTTATTCAAGCCAGTCTCATAGTAACTCTCAGATGAATAAGTTTCTTGAAACAATGGCTGATTGGTACAAGTATGCAGACAATCGAAAGAAGGCTGTTGGGTTCTGTGCTTATGTGATTAGAAGCTCTTTGGCTAAACTATACGCTGCAAGGTATAGGCTTAAATCTCGTGCCAAAGTGTACAGCATAGCCACGCGGGATCTTAGCCGTCCATTAAGTGAGAGCAGCAATAATTCTGCACCTGAATACTCTGATCTTCTCAGGATGGGACTCGTTGATGCTATAGATGGAGTTCAGTTCTCTCGCATGTCTTTGATTCCGTCCTGTGACTATACTCCATTCCCCAGGAACTGGATCCCAGACCATGAGCAAGTTTTGCAGGAGTACATCAAGCTGCAAGACCCTAAATTCTTCTGTGAGTTGCATAGGTCGATAAAGCGCAACGGCCTGCCGTTGCCTCAGGATGAGATCTCAGAGGTtgtgtgggattttaagactcTTGGTGCTTGGAGATCAAAGTGTGAGAGTAAAAGCAGAGAAACAGATGATGAGTTGAAGAAATTAGACTCACCACCATGA